The proteins below come from a single Chthoniobacterales bacterium genomic window:
- the galA gene encoding beta-galactosidase GalA, with amino-acid sequence MRNSRLLRLIGISACTVWLAAQAATAAAPREQLSLDENWRFHLGDIPLDSFPGGQGVALYGPDITHSGAKAGHTWGAAARGFDDKGWQQVNLPHDWAVEQPFDSKAVKQQGYRPRGIGWYRRTFKLDPSDRGKNIELQFDGVATHCAVYFNGTPVHHNFCGYTSFHTDVTPMARYGNDENTIAVRVDAEAMEGWWYEGAGLYRHTWLVKRSPVHVVTDGVYANPVKSADGRWTIPAEVTLCNTGTNAASAMVEISVFDSAGKKIAAGKSASVNIVPMDQAVAKLSIPANSPQLWSVEHPNLYEVRTTVLSDNQPVDVVSTTCGFRTVRFDAKNGFFLNDQPLKLQGTCNHQDHAGVGVAVPDSIQEFRIRKLKEMGSNAYRTSHNPPSRELVEICDRLGMMVMDETRHFNASPEYLKQLEWLVRRDRNHPSVILWSLFNEEALEINEEGMEMTRVMNSVVKRLDTTRPTTGAQNKGQMGWDGKVNPKNAAWTMDVVGINYQAGEYDKILAAYPDKPIISTEDTSQVMTRGAYSTDYSKFIVTSYDEVYPGWDKCSSARNSWEAIATRPRLAGGFSWTGFDYRGEPTPFGWPSAGSFFGAMDLCGFPKTDFYVRQAHWVKNKPVLTLVPHWNWPGKEGQPIRVMALCNADHVALSLNGKLIEEKKVDPFQMVDWQVPYAPGRLEAVAKKDGREVARYVVETTGKPVKLRLAPDRKTLAADGCDALPVTVEALDEQGRPVPTANLAVAFAISGPGRIIGVGNGDPNCHEPEKGDRRSLFNGLAQVIVQSTHDAGEIKLTATADGLASATATLTAQPCAPRPSVP; translated from the coding sequence ATGAGGAACTCCCGGTTGCTCCGTCTTATCGGCATCAGCGCCTGCACCGTGTGGTTAGCCGCGCAAGCTGCGACGGCCGCAGCACCGCGCGAACAGCTTTCGCTCGATGAAAACTGGCGGTTTCATCTCGGAGACATTCCGCTCGATTCATTTCCCGGCGGCCAGGGTGTCGCGCTCTACGGCCCGGATATTACTCACAGCGGTGCGAAGGCCGGACACACCTGGGGCGCGGCTGCTCGCGGGTTCGATGACAAGGGCTGGCAGCAAGTAAACCTGCCGCATGATTGGGCGGTGGAACAGCCGTTCGATTCCAAGGCGGTTAAGCAGCAGGGTTATCGTCCGCGCGGCATTGGTTGGTATCGTCGCACCTTCAAGCTCGATCCGTCCGACCGAGGCAAAAACATTGAATTGCAGTTCGACGGAGTGGCGACGCATTGCGCCGTTTATTTTAACGGGACGCCGGTGCATCACAACTTTTGTGGCTACACGTCATTCCACACGGATGTCACGCCGATGGCGCGCTACGGCAATGACGAGAACACCATCGCCGTCCGCGTGGATGCCGAGGCGATGGAAGGCTGGTGGTATGAAGGCGCGGGCCTCTATCGGCACACCTGGCTCGTCAAACGCAGCCCGGTGCATGTCGTCACGGATGGTGTTTATGCCAACCCGGTGAAAAGCGCGGATGGCAGGTGGACGATTCCCGCCGAGGTCACGCTCTGCAACACCGGAACGAACGCGGCTTCGGCGATGGTGGAAATCAGCGTGTTCGATTCCGCCGGAAAGAAAATCGCCGCCGGCAAATCCGCATCGGTGAACATTGTGCCGATGGATCAAGCGGTGGCGAAACTTTCGATTCCAGCGAACTCGCCGCAGCTCTGGTCGGTTGAGCATCCGAACCTGTATGAAGTGCGGACGACGGTGTTGAGTGACAACCAGCCGGTGGACGTCGTCAGCACGACGTGCGGTTTTCGCACGGTCCGCTTCGACGCGAAGAACGGTTTCTTTCTCAACGACCAGCCGCTCAAGTTGCAGGGCACATGCAATCACCAAGATCACGCCGGAGTCGGCGTGGCCGTGCCGGATTCGATTCAGGAGTTCCGCATCCGCAAATTGAAGGAGATGGGATCGAACGCCTATCGCACCTCGCACAATCCTCCGTCGCGGGAGCTGGTAGAAATTTGTGATCGCCTCGGCATGATGGTGATGGATGAGACGCGGCATTTCAACGCGTCGCCCGAATACTTGAAACAACTCGAATGGCTGGTGCGCCGTGACCGCAATCATCCCAGTGTGATCCTGTGGAGTCTGTTCAACGAGGAGGCGCTCGAAATCAACGAGGAAGGCATGGAGATGACGCGCGTCATGAACTCAGTGGTCAAGCGACTCGATACCACCCGGCCCACCACTGGCGCGCAGAACAAGGGCCAGATGGGCTGGGACGGCAAGGTCAACCCGAAGAACGCGGCTTGGACGATGGATGTCGTCGGTATCAACTATCAGGCGGGCGAGTATGACAAGATTCTCGCCGCCTATCCGGACAAGCCAATCATCAGCACCGAAGACACTTCGCAGGTGATGACGCGCGGAGCATACTCCACCGATTATTCCAAGTTCATCGTGACATCCTACGATGAGGTTTACCCGGGCTGGGACAAGTGCAGCAGTGCCCGCAATTCGTGGGAGGCCATCGCCACGCGTCCGCGCCTCGCCGGCGGCTTCTCGTGGACGGGCTTCGATTACCGCGGCGAACCCACGCCTTTCGGCTGGCCGTCGGCGGGGTCGTTCTTCGGCGCGATGGATCTCTGCGGTTTCCCGAAGACCGACTTCTACGTCCGACAGGCGCACTGGGTGAAAAACAAACCGGTGCTGACGCTTGTGCCGCACTGGAACTGGCCCGGCAAGGAAGGCCAGCCGATCAGGGTGATGGCCTTGTGCAATGCCGATCACGTCGCGCTTTCGCTCAACGGCAAGCTCATCGAAGAAAAGAAAGTCGATCCATTTCAAATGGTGGATTGGCAAGTGCCCTACGCACCGGGCCGGCTGGAAGCCGTCGCGAAAAAGGATGGCCGCGAAGTTGCGCGTTACGTCGTGGAAACAACCGGCAAGCCGGTGAAACTCCGACTCGCACCCGACCGCAAAACGCTCGCTGCCGACGGCTGCGATGCCCTGCCGGTGACGGTGGAGGCGCTGGACGAGCAAGGGCGGCCTGTGCCGACGGCAAACCTCGCGGTGGCTTTCGCAATCAGCGGGCCGGGCCGGATCATCGGCGTGGGCAACGGCGATCCGAACTGCCACGAGCCAGAGAAAGGCGATCGGCGCAGCCTGTTCAACGGCCTGGCGCAGGTCATCGTGCAATCCACGCACGACGCCGGTGAAATCAAACTGACCGCCACCGCCGACGGCCTCGCGTCCGCCACCGCCACATTGACAGCGCAGCCATGCGCCCCCCGCCCTTCCGTGCCATGA
- a CDS encoding glycoside hydrolase → MNQTILSLLLCAATLLAGGSGLAAGNDNMPKQRTVSADLRQVGGPLNTMFKRCVGAGRANEGLRADWQRQLAIVHRECGFEYIRMHGLFTDDMGVYREVNGKPEYNWQYIDELFDFLQSIGMKPFVELGFMPSALASGSQTIFWWRGNVTPPKDYAKWEAFIAAFVRHCTERYGADEVRSWYFEVWNEPNLDGFWMGNPGKKPYEEWVPGARAEYFKLYATTAHAVKSVDPAYRTGGPATAGCAWIPEFINFCKTNDVPVDFVSTHTYGTESGFLDETATAGTALSKNPDSIYGEVKRSRQEIKDSAFPKLEMHFTEWSSSYTPTDPMHDSYHSAAYILDKLRKCGDSPDSMSYWTFSDIFEEPGPRWEAFHGGFGLMNYQDIKKSAYFAYQFLNRLGPTELKCSDPSSWICTDNDGGVEALVWDFTYTFPAKNMINQVFYKRDLPSQPKGKVTLSVANVPKGKYTMETYKAGYRVNDPYATYRDMGAPAQLTKAQVAEIKSKNSGAPLETRTVEIGGDGKFEQQFDLRENDAVMITLKPQR, encoded by the coding sequence ATGAACCAAACGATTCTTTCACTCCTCCTCTGCGCGGCGACATTGCTGGCCGGCGGCAGCGGACTGGCTGCCGGAAATGACAATATGCCCAAGCAAAGGACCGTCTCCGCCGATCTGCGACAAGTAGGCGGCCCACTGAATACCATGTTCAAGCGCTGCGTTGGCGCAGGCCGCGCGAATGAAGGACTACGCGCCGACTGGCAGCGGCAATTGGCCATCGTCCACCGCGAATGTGGTTTTGAGTATATTCGCATGCACGGATTGTTCACGGATGACATGGGCGTTTACCGTGAGGTCAACGGCAAGCCGGAGTATAACTGGCAATACATCGACGAGCTCTTCGATTTCCTGCAAAGCATCGGCATGAAGCCGTTCGTCGAGCTGGGCTTCATGCCGTCGGCGCTCGCCAGCGGTTCCCAGACGATCTTCTGGTGGCGCGGCAATGTGACGCCCCCGAAGGATTATGCGAAATGGGAGGCGTTCATCGCTGCCTTTGTGAGGCATTGCACCGAGCGATATGGGGCCGACGAGGTGCGCTCGTGGTATTTTGAAGTCTGGAATGAGCCAAATCTCGATGGCTTCTGGATGGGAAATCCCGGGAAAAAGCCCTATGAGGAGTGGGTTCCTGGCGCTCGGGCCGAATACTTCAAGCTCTACGCGACCACGGCGCACGCCGTGAAATCCGTTGACCCGGCCTATCGGACCGGAGGCCCGGCGACGGCGGGTTGCGCATGGATTCCGGAGTTCATCAACTTCTGCAAGACAAACGACGTGCCGGTGGATTTTGTATCCACGCATACCTACGGCACCGAGAGCGGTTTTCTGGATGAAACCGCCACTGCAGGCACGGCGCTCTCAAAGAACCCGGACTCGATTTATGGCGAGGTGAAGCGTTCGCGTCAGGAGATCAAGGACTCCGCGTTTCCAAAACTGGAGATGCATTTCACCGAGTGGAGTTCCTCCTATACGCCGACTGATCCGATGCACGACAGCTATCACAGCGCGGCCTACATTCTCGACAAGCTCAGGAAATGCGGTGACTCCCCGGATTCCATGTCTTACTGGACATTCAGCGACATCTTTGAGGAGCCCGGTCCGCGTTGGGAGGCATTCCACGGCGGCTTCGGCCTGATGAATTACCAGGACATCAAAAAGTCAGCGTATTTCGCATATCAGTTTTTGAACCGGCTCGGTCCGACGGAGCTGAAATGCAGCGATCCCTCCTCGTGGATTTGCACCGACAACGATGGAGGCGTGGAGGCGTTGGTCTGGGATTTCACTTACACCTTTCCGGCCAAAAACATGATCAACCAGGTTTTCTACAAACGCGATCTGCCGTCACAGCCGAAGGGCAAAGTCACGCTCAGCGTGGCGAACGTTCCGAAGGGCAAATATACGATGGAGACCTACAAGGCCGGCTACCGTGTCAATGACCCTTACGCAACGTATCGGGACATGGGCGCGCCGGCGCAACTTACGAAGGCGCAGGTCGCCGAGATCAAATCCAAAAACAGCGGTGCGCCGCTGGAGACCCGCACAGTCGAGATCGGGGGCGACGGAAAATTCGAGCAGCAGTTCGACCTCCGCGAAAACGACGCGGTGATGATCACGCTTAAGCCGCAGCGGTAA
- a CDS encoding alpha-L-arabinofuranosidase C-terminal domain-containing protein, producing the protein MRLLPALVTLIASTAFAAGPSFTVDTTSSKGQVSPKLYGLMTEEINHSYDGGLYAELIQNRAFLDDAKAPVHWSVVANDTAAATIALDTANPVNDKLTTSLRLTVSQASKENPAGVANGGYWGIPVQPKTQYRASLWARAEAGFSGPLTVSIASEDGRTVYASEKISGVAPEWKKFQVTLKTGNVTPTAKAHFQITTDRPGTVWLSLVSLFPPTWKDRPNGLRKDIMQMLVDLNPKFLRFPGGNYVEGPRIEDRFPWQKTLGPLEDRPGHAGSWGYRSSDGMGLLEFLQWCEDMKAEPVLAVYAGYSLQGDYIKAGPELEPFVKEALDEIEYVIGDTNTTWGARRAKDGHPAPFKLTYVEIGNEDDFDKAKTYDGRYAQFHDAIKAKYPQIKLISTVPWGKHDGRKPDMGDYHDYSSTDEFIKKSRDYGAQMDRKGPDVFVGEWAAHEDASARPWDAAAKKLPPTPSMKAAIGDAVFMAAMERNSDIIKMQCYAPLFANVNPGAYQWRPNLIGYDALSDFGSPSYYAFQMFSRNLGDEILPVTPMETPVQGSATRDSKTGEIILKLVNPELTPQSLPIEIKGVSSLESKVMVITLAANPEETNSISQPRKVAPVTTTLNGVKRVFTHTLPPSSIVVLKLKTR; encoded by the coding sequence ATGCGTTTACTTCCCGCGCTCGTAACTCTCATAGCCTCCACAGCGTTTGCTGCCGGGCCTTCCTTCACCGTTGATACGACCAGTTCCAAGGGTCAGGTCAGTCCCAAGCTTTACGGATTGATGACTGAGGAGATTAACCACTCCTACGACGGCGGTCTTTATGCGGAGCTGATTCAAAACCGCGCTTTCCTGGACGACGCCAAGGCGCCGGTTCACTGGTCCGTGGTGGCGAACGACACGGCAGCCGCGACCATTGCGCTCGACACGGCCAATCCCGTGAATGACAAGCTCACGACGAGCCTTCGCCTCACGGTCTCTCAAGCCTCGAAGGAAAACCCTGCGGGCGTTGCGAACGGCGGTTACTGGGGAATTCCCGTGCAACCGAAAACGCAGTATCGCGCGTCGCTGTGGGCGCGGGCGGAAGCGGGTTTCTCGGGACCCTTAACGGTTTCAATCGCGAGCGAGGATGGCCGCACAGTTTACGCCTCGGAAAAAATATCCGGCGTCGCACCGGAGTGGAAAAAATTCCAGGTAACACTCAAAACCGGCAACGTCACCCCCACCGCCAAAGCGCATTTCCAGATCACCACGGATCGCCCCGGAACAGTCTGGCTTAGTCTCGTTTCGCTGTTCCCGCCGACCTGGAAGGACCGTCCGAACGGACTGCGCAAGGACATCATGCAAATGCTCGTGGATCTGAATCCGAAATTCCTGCGTTTTCCCGGCGGCAATTATGTCGAAGGACCACGTATTGAAGACCGCTTTCCGTGGCAGAAGACGCTTGGTCCGCTGGAAGACCGGCCCGGCCACGCCGGTAGCTGGGGCTATCGTTCAAGCGATGGCATGGGGCTGCTCGAGTTCCTCCAATGGTGCGAAGACATGAAAGCCGAGCCGGTTTTGGCGGTCTATGCCGGTTATTCCCTCCAGGGCGATTACATCAAAGCCGGGCCTGAGCTTGAGCCGTTCGTGAAGGAGGCGCTGGACGAGATTGAATATGTGATCGGCGACACGAACACGACTTGGGGCGCGCGGCGGGCCAAGGATGGGCATCCCGCGCCGTTCAAATTGACCTACGTGGAGATCGGCAACGAGGACGACTTTGACAAGGCCAAGACTTACGATGGCCGCTATGCGCAATTTCACGACGCCATCAAGGCAAAGTATCCTCAGATCAAGCTCATTTCGACTGTTCCGTGGGGGAAACACGATGGGCGCAAGCCCGACATGGGTGACTATCATGACTACAGCTCCACGGACGAGTTCATCAAAAAGTCGCGCGATTACGGTGCCCAGATGGACCGCAAGGGGCCGGACGTTTTTGTCGGCGAATGGGCGGCGCACGAAGATGCGTCAGCGCGACCCTGGGATGCGGCTGCGAAAAAACTGCCGCCCACGCCCTCGATGAAGGCTGCCATTGGCGACGCCGTGTTCATGGCGGCGATGGAGCGAAACTCGGACATCATCAAAATGCAATGCTACGCGCCACTGTTTGCGAATGTGAATCCCGGCGCTTACCAGTGGCGACCTAACCTCATCGGCTATGACGCGCTTTCGGATTTCGGTTCGCCGAGCTACTACGCATTTCAGATGTTCAGCCGGAATCTGGGCGACGAAATTCTGCCGGTCACACCGATGGAAACCCCGGTCCAGGGAAGCGCCACGCGTGACAGCAAGACCGGCGAAATCATTCTCAAGCTGGTGAACCCGGAGCTGACACCGCAATCGCTGCCGATTGAGATCAAGGGCGTTAGCTCCCTTGAATCGAAGGTGATGGTGATCACGCTGGCGGCCAATCCCGAGGAGACCAACTCCATAAGCCAGCCGCGAAAAGTCGCGCCTGTCACCACGACCTTGAACGGTGTCAAACGTGTTTTTACCCACACCCTTCCGCCCAGCAGCATTGTGGTTCTTAAACTAAAAACCCGCTGA
- a CDS encoding glycoside hydrolase family 2 TIM barrel-domain containing protein yields the protein MKQIVLFSVGITLLALVAGTGCNAFAADSAADIRDCSFDSGWRFLRADAPGAEAAAFDDSRWRALDVPHDWSIEDLPPREGPGLELSVVPGEWRFQKGDDAVWKARELDDSGWQTVTLPDNWEHHSDYTDDKVYGWFRRRIEIPADFKGKDFDLLLGCIDDVDETFLNGERIGGTGSFPPNFQIAWDVPRHYRVPASLVRGDGSDVLAVRVFDQLNNGGIVEAGVKSIRVGPFDTAETKGGGYTGHVVGGTGWYRKHFTLSSAEQGKRVAVRFDGVYMNADFWINGQPLGNHPYGYTGFEFDLTPHLKPAGEENVIAVRVRNEGKNSRWYSGSGIYRHAWLTVTDSIHVPTWGVFVTTPEVSKDKAVVKIASEVRNDGSAESDVVVRTRVLDSKGKAVQTTESKLHLSGSETRTVEQSLELRSPKLWSPDSPELYSAEVEITAAGKTLDKTSTRFGIRKIEVDAENGFRLNGQMLKLKGGCMHHDNGPLGSATIDRAEERRVELMKANGFNAIRTSHNPPSPAFLDACDRLGVLVIDEAFDCWQQGKNGQDYSVYFKDWAQRDMASMVRRDRNHPSVVMWSIGNEIPEQFRAEATAKMLREAVLSYDATRPITQAICSDWGEVLKNWDTLSDVAFTHLDIGGYNYLPEKYESDHARNPKRVMYGSESYPKGFFDYWSLVEKHPYIIGDFVWTAMDYFGESGIGHSTPSNEKDNFLMPWPWYNAWCGDIDVCGFKKPQSYYRDVVWRRSQIEMMVHAPMPEGVWERVSNWGWPDETQSWNWPGREGKSMHVAVYSRCESVRLELNGKVIGEKEVSAATKLTARFDVPYQPGELLAIGLTGGKQVASTVLRTAGEPMGIRLTADRSTIRADRNDLSYVTVEVVDRNGNRVPTAAIPVRFTITGAGELAATGSSAPNDASSFHAPLRKTYEGRCLAILRPNGGAGKITLTAEADGLKGTTIVVQTR from the coding sequence GTGAAGCAGATCGTTTTGTTTTCAGTTGGAATCACGCTGTTGGCCCTCGTGGCCGGCACCGGCTGCAACGCTTTTGCCGCCGACTCCGCCGCCGACATCCGTGACTGTTCCTTCGATTCCGGCTGGCGTTTTCTGCGCGCGGATGCGCCGGGCGCGGAAGCAGCGGCGTTTGATGATTCCAGGTGGCGCGCGCTCGATGTGCCGCATGATTGGAGTATTGAAGATTTGCCGCCGCGCGAAGGCCCGGGTTTGGAATTGTCGGTCGTGCCGGGCGAGTGGCGGTTTCAAAAAGGCGATGACGCCGTGTGGAAGGCCCGAGAGCTAGACGACAGCGGCTGGCAGACCGTCACGCTCCCGGACAATTGGGAGCACCATTCGGATTATACAGACGACAAAGTCTATGGCTGGTTTCGCCGCCGCATCGAAATCCCCGCCGATTTCAAGGGCAAGGACTTCGACCTTCTGCTCGGCTGCATTGACGACGTGGATGAGACGTTTCTGAACGGCGAACGCATCGGCGGCACAGGTTCGTTTCCGCCCAACTTTCAAATCGCGTGGGACGTGCCCCGGCATTACCGCGTCCCGGCTTCACTCGTGCGCGGCGACGGTTCGGATGTGCTCGCGGTGCGTGTGTTCGATCAGCTCAACAACGGCGGCATTGTGGAAGCGGGCGTGAAGTCCATTCGCGTCGGCCCATTCGACACGGCTGAAACCAAGGGAGGCGGATACACCGGTCACGTCGTGGGCGGCACGGGCTGGTATCGCAAACACTTCACGCTTTCGTCGGCGGAGCAGGGCAAGCGCGTCGCGGTGCGCTTTGATGGCGTTTACATGAACGCCGATTTCTGGATCAACGGCCAGCCTCTCGGCAATCATCCTTACGGCTACACCGGGTTTGAATTCGACCTGACACCGCACCTCAAACCGGCGGGCGAGGAAAACGTCATCGCCGTGCGCGTTCGCAACGAGGGCAAAAACAGCCGCTGGTATTCCGGCTCGGGAATTTATCGGCACGCGTGGCTAACCGTCACCGATTCGATTCATGTGCCGACGTGGGGCGTGTTCGTAACAACGCCGGAAGTTTCAAAAGACAAAGCTGTCGTGAAGATTGCGAGTGAAGTTCGCAACGACGGCAGTGCCGAATCCGACGTGGTGGTGCGCACGCGTGTGCTGGATTCCAAAGGCAAGGCGGTTCAAACCACCGAAAGCAAATTGCATCTTTCCGGCAGCGAAACGCGCACGGTGGAGCAGTCGTTGGAACTGCGTTCGCCAAAACTGTGGTCGCCGGATTCGCCGGAGTTGTATTCAGCGGAAGTTGAAATCACCGCTGCTGGCAAAACGCTGGACAAGACTTCGACTCGTTTTGGTATTCGCAAAATCGAAGTGGACGCCGAGAACGGCTTCCGGCTCAACGGCCAGATGCTCAAGCTCAAGGGCGGCTGCATGCACCATGACAACGGCCCGCTCGGATCGGCCACGATTGATCGTGCCGAGGAGCGCCGTGTTGAGCTGATGAAAGCGAACGGATTCAACGCCATTCGCACCAGCCACAATCCGCCGTCGCCCGCGTTTCTCGATGCCTGCGACCGGCTGGGCGTGCTGGTGATTGACGAGGCGTTCGACTGCTGGCAGCAAGGCAAGAACGGGCAGGACTACAGCGTCTATTTCAAGGATTGGGCGCAGCGCGACATGGCTTCAATGGTCCGGCGCGACCGCAATCATCCCTCCGTCGTGATGTGGTCCATCGGCAATGAAATCCCCGAACAATTCCGCGCCGAAGCGACCGCGAAGATGCTCCGCGAGGCGGTGCTCTCGTACGACGCCACGCGCCCGATTACACAGGCGATCTGTTCGGACTGGGGCGAGGTCTTGAAGAATTGGGACACGCTCTCCGACGTCGCGTTCACGCATCTCGACATCGGCGGTTACAATTATCTGCCGGAGAAATATGAATCCGACCACGCCCGGAATCCCAAGCGCGTGATGTATGGCAGCGAATCGTATCCGAAGGGCTTCTTCGACTACTGGTCGCTGGTGGAGAAGCACCCCTACATCATCGGCGACTTCGTCTGGACAGCGATGGACTACTTCGGTGAATCGGGAATCGGACACAGCACGCCGAGCAACGAGAAGGACAACTTCCTCATGCCGTGGCCGTGGTATAACGCCTGGTGCGGGGACATTGACGTGTGCGGTTTCAAGAAGCCGCAGTCTTACTACCGCGATGTGGTCTGGCGTCGCAGCCAGATTGAAATGATGGTTCACGCGCCGATGCCGGAGGGCGTGTGGGAGCGCGTCAGCAACTGGGGTTGGCCGGATGAGACGCAGAGCTGGAATTGGCCGGGCCGCGAAGGAAAGTCGATGCACGTGGCGGTTTATTCGCGTTGCGAAAGCGTGCGCCTCGAACTCAACGGGAAAGTGATCGGCGAAAAAGAGGTTTCTGCGGCGACCAAACTCACGGCCAGGTTTGATGTGCCTTACCAACCCGGCGAGCTTCTCGCCATCGGTTTGACCGGCGGCAAGCAGGTTGCCAGCACCGTTCTTCGCACTGCGGGCGAACCAATGGGAATCCGGCTCACCGCAGATCGCTCCACGATTCGCGCCGACCGCAACGACCTTTCCTACGTGACGGTTGAAGTGGTGGACCGAAATGGCAACCGCGTTCCCACCGCCGCGATTCCGGTTCGCTTCACCATCACCGGCGCAGGCGAACTCGCCGCCACCGGCAGTTCCGCGCCGAACGACGCCTCCAGTTTCCATGCGCCGCTTCGCAAAACCTACGAAGGCCGTTGTCTCGCCATTCTCCGGCCGAACGGTGGAGCGGGCAAAATCACGCTCACAGCCGAGGCCGACGGCCTGAAGGGAACGACTATTGTGGTGCAAACCCGTTGA